The following are encoded together in the Actinoplanes sp. N902-109 genome:
- a CDS encoding SDR family NAD(P)-dependent oxidoreductase: MGTELSGKVALVTGGNSGIGRAAATALAARGATVVLSGRDAGRGTRAVQLIEQAGGKAFFVATDLNNEASARSLAARAVELAGPVDILVNSAGVFPFGPTEKTSEEQFDDVYAINVKAPYFLVAELAPAMAARGYGAVVNVTTMVAEFGAAGMGLYGSSKAALVLLTKAWAAEFGPSGVRVNAVSPGPTRTEGTAAMGESLDQLAAAGPAGRPGSAEEIAEAIVFLATDAASFVHGAVLPVDGGRIAV; this comes from the coding sequence ATGGGCACGGAACTTTCCGGCAAGGTGGCGCTGGTGACCGGCGGCAACAGCGGTATCGGGCGGGCCGCGGCGACGGCGCTGGCCGCCCGTGGCGCGACGGTGGTGCTGTCGGGGCGTGACGCCGGACGCGGTACGCGGGCGGTGCAACTGATCGAGCAGGCCGGCGGAAAGGCGTTCTTCGTCGCGACCGACCTGAACAACGAGGCCTCCGCCCGCTCGCTGGCGGCGCGGGCCGTGGAGCTGGCCGGTCCGGTCGACATCCTCGTCAACAGTGCGGGCGTCTTCCCGTTCGGGCCGACCGAGAAGACGAGCGAGGAGCAGTTCGACGACGTCTACGCGATCAATGTCAAGGCGCCGTACTTCCTGGTGGCGGAGCTGGCGCCGGCGATGGCGGCGCGCGGGTACGGCGCCGTCGTCAACGTGACCACGATGGTGGCCGAGTTCGGCGCCGCCGGGATGGGTCTCTACGGCTCCAGCAAGGCCGCGCTGGTGCTGCTCACCAAGGCGTGGGCGGCGGAGTTCGGGCCCAGCGGCGTACGGGTCAACGCGGTCAGCCCGGGCCCCACCCGTACCGAGGGAACCGCCGCGATGGGTGAGTCGCTCGACCAGCTCGCCGCCGCGGGTCCGGCCGGACGCCCGGGTAGCGCCGAGGAGATCGCGGAGGCGATCGTGTTCCTGGCGACGGACGCCGCGTCGTTCGTGCACGGCGCCGTCCTGCCGGTCGACGGCGGCCGGATCGCGGTCTGA
- a CDS encoding endo-beta-N-acetylglucosaminidase H yields the protein MCAVLAVPGGAHAAAAKPAATKSGPTSIAYVEVNNYDLSNVGRYRLANGANAFDVAIIFAANINYDGTKAQLYFNDRVRATLANAATQIAPLQAKGIKVELSLLGNHQGAGFANFTTQAAAADFAAQVAAAVSKYGLDGVDLDDEYADYGTNGTPQPNSQSIGWLITALRTAMPGKLLSFYNIGPSASSLASSSATIGAKLNYAWNPYYGSYSVPRIPGLTASHLSPAAVDIQGTSSSTAASLARRTVSDGYGVFMTYNLPGNDVHSYVSSFTVPLYGQAAVYQ from the coding sequence GTGTGTGCGGTCCTGGCTGTGCCGGGCGGGGCGCACGCCGCCGCGGCGAAACCGGCCGCCACGAAATCCGGGCCGACGAGCATCGCCTACGTCGAGGTCAACAACTACGACCTCAGCAACGTCGGCCGGTACCGGCTCGCGAACGGGGCGAACGCCTTCGACGTCGCGATCATCTTCGCTGCGAACATCAACTACGACGGCACCAAGGCTCAGCTGTACTTCAACGACCGGGTGCGGGCGACCCTCGCCAACGCGGCCACCCAGATCGCCCCGCTGCAGGCGAAAGGCATCAAGGTCGAGTTGTCGCTGCTCGGGAACCACCAGGGTGCCGGCTTCGCCAACTTCACGACGCAGGCTGCCGCCGCCGACTTCGCGGCACAGGTGGCAGCGGCGGTGTCGAAATACGGTCTCGACGGGGTCGATCTCGACGACGAATACGCCGACTACGGCACCAACGGTACGCCGCAGCCGAACTCGCAGTCGATAGGTTGGCTCATCACCGCCCTGCGCACCGCGATGCCCGGCAAGCTGCTGTCGTTCTACAACATCGGCCCGTCGGCAAGCAGCCTGGCCTCCTCCAGCGCGACGATCGGGGCGAAGCTGAACTACGCGTGGAACCCCTACTACGGCAGCTACAGCGTGCCGCGGATCCCCGGCCTCACGGCTTCGCACCTGTCGCCCGCCGCGGTCGACATCCAGGGCACCTCGTCGAGCACGGCGGCGTCGCTGGCCCGGCGTACGGTCTCGGACGGGTACGGCGTCTTCATGACCTACAACCTGCCGGGCAACGACGTGCACTCGTACGTCTCGTCCTTCACCGTCCCGCTGTACGGCCAGGCCGCCGTCTACCAGTGA
- a CDS encoding D-2-hydroxyacid dehydrogenase: MPSTPLTVVIASYLEPELVDRIAAADPGLTVLYEPELLPVPQYRCDHGGLRPELTAEQAERWADLLSQADIAFDFDWERPGELAVRAPKLRWVQATSAGIGGFVQRTGLDRTGIEFTTAGGIHAVPLAEFALTGALHFIKGVPELRRRQQAHVWERYTTSQLAGRTVTVVGLGGMGRQVARTFEALGTTVIGIGRTGNAVDLDEVLPRTDVLVLCCPLTPETEGLIGAGQLALLPRGAVLVNISRGPVVDQTALIESLRAGHLAGAALDVFATEPLPGSSPLWDLDTVLVSPHSASTVAGENAALTELFLDNLRRYRAGEPMLNRYHRDRGY, encoded by the coding sequence ATGCCTTCGACACCGTTGACGGTCGTCATCGCGAGCTACCTCGAACCCGAGCTCGTGGACCGTATCGCCGCGGCCGACCCCGGTCTGACCGTGCTCTACGAGCCCGAGTTGCTGCCGGTGCCGCAGTACCGCTGCGACCACGGCGGCCTGCGCCCCGAACTCACCGCCGAGCAGGCCGAACGCTGGGCGGACCTGCTCTCGCAGGCCGACATCGCCTTCGACTTCGACTGGGAACGGCCGGGCGAGCTGGCGGTGCGGGCGCCGAAGCTGCGATGGGTGCAGGCAACCAGTGCCGGCATCGGCGGCTTCGTGCAGCGCACCGGTCTGGACCGTACGGGGATCGAGTTCACCACGGCGGGCGGGATCCACGCGGTGCCGCTGGCCGAGTTCGCGCTCACCGGCGCCCTGCACTTCATCAAGGGCGTACCCGAGCTGCGGCGGCGGCAGCAGGCGCACGTCTGGGAGCGGTACACCACGTCGCAGCTCGCCGGGCGCACGGTCACCGTGGTCGGGCTGGGCGGGATGGGGCGTCAGGTCGCCCGGACGTTCGAAGCGCTCGGCACGACGGTGATCGGCATCGGCCGTACGGGGAACGCGGTCGACCTCGACGAGGTGCTGCCGCGCACGGATGTGCTGGTGCTGTGCTGCCCGCTGACGCCGGAGACCGAGGGGCTGATCGGTGCCGGGCAGCTGGCTCTGCTGCCGCGCGGCGCCGTCCTGGTGAACATCTCGCGAGGGCCCGTCGTGGACCAGACAGCCCTGATCGAATCGCTGCGTGCGGGGCATCTCGCCGGCGCGGCGCTCGACGTGTTCGCCACCGAACCACTGCCCGGCTCGTCGCCGCTGTGGGACCTGGACACCGTGCTCGTCTCGCCGCACTCGGCGTCCACCGTGGCCGGCGAGAACGCCGCCCTCACCGAGCTGTTCCTCGACAACCTGCGCCGCTACCGGGCCGGTGAACCGATGCTCAACCGCTACCACCGCGACCGCGGCTACTGA
- a CDS encoding dihydrodipicolinate synthase family protein, which yields MSSLRGTWYISPTPFTEQGAVDVESLTRLVAAAARWGADGITILGVMGEAADLTGAERDLVLTTVAGAARDVIAFAVGCSAPSAAVVRENARRAVAAGASAVMVSAPPLLKDTDTIGAFYRAAAAGLDVPVIVQDEPAATGVTMPVSGLLAALDACGADTVKLEDPPTPPKISKLLDQRPGLTVFGGLGGVSAYHELKRGGAGTMTGFAFPEILRAIRLAAESGDWAEAARINDTYLPYIAFEGQPKTGLAIRKEVLRRRGVLSTARTRALSPLPDQRTLDDLDDVLARVGLVPAPEALAL from the coding sequence ATGAGCAGCCTGCGTGGCACCTGGTACATCAGCCCGACGCCGTTCACCGAGCAAGGCGCCGTCGACGTCGAGAGCCTGACCCGGCTCGTCGCGGCGGCCGCCCGGTGGGGCGCCGACGGCATCACCATCCTCGGCGTGATGGGCGAGGCGGCCGACCTGACCGGCGCCGAGCGTGACCTCGTGCTGACCACGGTGGCCGGCGCCGCCCGGGACGTCATCGCGTTCGCCGTCGGGTGCTCGGCGCCCTCGGCCGCCGTGGTGCGCGAGAACGCGCGCCGGGCCGTCGCCGCCGGAGCGAGCGCGGTCATGGTGTCCGCACCGCCGCTGCTCAAGGACACCGACACGATCGGCGCTTTCTACCGGGCCGCCGCGGCCGGGCTCGACGTGCCGGTGATCGTGCAGGACGAGCCGGCCGCCACCGGCGTCACGATGCCGGTCTCGGGGCTGCTGGCCGCGCTCGATGCCTGCGGCGCCGACACGGTGAAGCTGGAGGACCCGCCGACACCGCCGAAGATCTCCAAGCTGCTCGACCAGCGGCCCGGCCTGACCGTCTTCGGCGGGCTCGGCGGGGTCAGCGCCTACCACGAGCTGAAGCGCGGGGGAGCGGGCACGATGACCGGCTTCGCCTTCCCCGAGATCCTGCGGGCGATCCGGCTCGCCGCCGAGTCCGGCGACTGGGCCGAGGCCGCCCGCATCAACGACACGTACCTGCCGTACATCGCCTTCGAGGGCCAGCCCAAGACGGGCCTGGCCATCCGCAAGGAGGTGCTGCGCCGGCGCGGGGTGCTGTCCACCGCCCGCACCCGGGCCCTGAGCCCGCTGCCCGACCAGCGCACGCTCGACGACCTGGACGACGTGCTCGCTCGCGTCGGCCTGGTGCCCGCACCGGAAGCGCTGGCGCTGTGA
- a CDS encoding SDR family oxidoreductase: protein MKAVVGGASSGLGAAIAVNLAAQGYDLLLWARNQDRLDAVAQRIEGVQVETVTADATDPGAAEKIAATAGHADVLVLNAGGPPPAPADHTDADSWRAALQLLTVTPIDLATRLLPGMRERGFGRIIAVLSSGVREPLPDLSYSNSGRAALAAWLKTVGRTVAADGVTVNGVVPGRIDTERVAALDRAAAGRTGRDEATVRAASIATIPAGRYGKPEEFANVVGFLASPASSYVTASLLACDGGMMRSLT from the coding sequence GTGAAGGCCGTCGTCGGCGGGGCCAGCTCGGGCCTGGGCGCCGCGATCGCCGTCAACCTGGCCGCTCAGGGCTACGACCTGCTGCTGTGGGCCCGCAACCAGGACCGCCTCGACGCGGTCGCGCAGCGCATCGAAGGTGTCCAGGTCGAGACCGTCACCGCCGACGCCACCGACCCCGGGGCCGCCGAGAAGATCGCCGCCACCGCCGGGCACGCCGACGTCCTCGTGCTCAACGCCGGTGGCCCGCCGCCGGCGCCGGCCGATCACACCGACGCCGACAGCTGGCGAGCGGCCCTGCAGCTGCTCACGGTGACACCGATCGACCTGGCCACCCGGCTGCTGCCCGGGATGCGGGAGCGCGGCTTCGGCCGGATCATCGCGGTGCTGTCGTCCGGGGTGCGCGAGCCGTTGCCCGACCTTTCCTACTCGAACTCGGGCCGGGCGGCCCTCGCGGCCTGGCTCAAGACGGTCGGGCGCACGGTCGCCGCGGACGGCGTGACGGTCAACGGCGTGGTGCCGGGGCGGATCGACACCGAACGGGTGGCCGCCCTCGACCGGGCCGCCGCCGGCCGCACCGGGCGCGACGAGGCCACCGTACGGGCCGCGTCGATCGCCACCATCCCGGCCGGCCGGTACGGCAAGCCCGAGGAATTCGCCAACGTCGTCGGATTCCTC